ATGTTAACAAGTAAAAAGCAATAGACATATTCTCTTTTTAGTGTTGCCAACTAAAATATCGCCTTTCCTTTTACCTCAAGTAAACGTAGCTAAAGTTAAGCAAGTAACAGTCATTaacaacttacaatttcacTTTGTATCACTCTCTAAATTGAATCAATTTTCCTTCACCATTCATCTGTGTGTTGGTGTGCTTGTGTAGTAGCCCAGTtccagaccaaagattcacaaCGAGACGAGTTAAATcttgcaactacttgcaacgCACCAGTCTGTAACGTTCTTAAACCTgacagttcacaccaatgcgaTGAGACGAGGCGGTggatcatctccatagcaacgactctttgtacttaggtctaacttccgactttcagGCTTTTTGTATCTGGATATATAATTTGTTGTGTCTAAATTTGAATGTGGATAAAGTTTGATAGTAAGATGCtggctacagttgcatttctagtgatgaatcaacgaaaacgttttatttctctgattcactgctttgctTTTAGCCGCTCCCTCTCTttagtcactctctagctcgctcgacCACATAACGTTACTGTGCTCGCGGGCTCTCGTTGAGCCGTCTAAAACTTTGCCATTTTGACCAGCTGACAGTTcgtaacatagaaataaaacacacacacttcacaccgacacacacagatgaatggTGAAGGAAGATTCATTCAATGTAATTAAGCATTGCGTTAGTTCATGCAGGACACGGATGTCCAATGCCCACTAATTTAATTATCATTCCCACCAGtcacaaccaatcacagccattttTCACATCAGGCGGTCCATTTAAATGTCTCCCTATATATACCGCTGCTACTGGCAAAGTTTGCCTCCACCACCCCAGCCTCCACTTTCCTGGTTTATAGTGTCATCATAACTTAAGTCTGAAATAGTTTTAATGTCTTGGATTAGGCCCACTCTTGTGTACAGGGGGGTCTCAGCAGCGTGCTCCCTGTTTCAGCTAAGTATGCTGCTTGGCTGATCCAGGGAACATCATTAGAACAGAGCCTTCATCGCCAAATATAGCTatatttccatttgttgcaataGATGGCTAAATCTATGACAagagtgttcctgactgaaGTGATTGATACATAGtgcactataaaaaaaaattaaaaaaaatctaaatctataatttttcttattatttgggggcgcttaggaacattttggggtagtttcagcccccctaaaatagaCCCAACGACGTCCGTGGTTAACGGTGGTTAGCTCCAGAGACTCAGCCTCAACTTCCCATGTGCTGTCCGACTACGGTTAGGAAGCCGAAGCAGGAAAAGCTaacactaagctactgtaagctGTTGTATTGAGTTTCCTTTTAGTAAAATACTTTGAGTGAACAGTTACGCGGTGTAGCCATAgactgtgtatatatagtgtAGCATATGTCTAGGGCTTTTATTGTTATAGGTAAGAACAGAAAGAGTCTCTGGTAAACTCTGCCTTTGTCAAGGTTGATAGTAGTAAAGTTTACCGTCTATACAGCCTCCAGTTGTTGTTTTATGATCCTCATAATAAGTAAGCAACACAACATGGTTGGTTGATGCCTTATTTACATTGCAAAAGTTCTGAAAAATCGACCTTGTTCTGAAAAACAATTACTTCACTTTATCGCCGTGTAATATTCACGTTCTGTGTGAAAGTACTCATGACAaaaaacagttgtttttttttcaaattaatcGCGCGGGAAAAAAACCCAGTGTGTAAAGGCCTTTAGTTTCACAGATATACCATGGCAGGACaatattacaaaatgtaatatACATACAGAAACTTAGGCTGCAAATTGTAGCCTGTACATTTGATTTATACCTTCCAGATGAAATACATTTGATTTGGATAATTTGTCAGTGTAACCCCTTGTTTCAAAATGATTTGATTTTATTGGTTTTAGGTTATATTTCAGTGATTATTTGAAAGGGGAAAATCCAACATCTAACATTTGCATCATTCGTTTGATTTTTCTTAACATGGCATACATTTGACAGCTTGAAGTCCGTTGTGTCCAGTTCAGGGTACTGGACACCGTTTATAATGAACAAACTTAAGTCATGGTGATGATCCATGTTAGAAAAATAACACTAAGCATTTGAGCTAACTTCACACTGGAAAGGTTTCAGAACATGAGTCCAAAAGTCCTCCTTCGCAGGGGAAAAAGCACTCGCCCACCTCCGCAGAGACCGCGGGTTCAACCAATGGCAGCGGGTGTCCCTTCAAACACAATTGGCGGTGTTCGCAGGTGGGAAGCCTGCACTTGTCACTGCACTAATGACTCCTACTGATTGGGGGGATAGCGTAAACCTCCACACACAGTGCAGGGAGACCCCTGTGTTTTTATGTTCTCTATTATTAAGGTATTGCTAAATGTAAATTTACAGTCAGTAAAACATAGCAGAATCACCAGCTCCTTCGTCTTCTCCACTCTATTTGGACATCTTGTTTTTTGCTTCTCCCTAGGGAAATAACACACGATTCACAAAATGATTCagtcccctttttttttttttttttttttttattggaacacAATTCATCCAACATACTGGACCTTAATTGATATGATACAGATTTTATCACTTAACATGGATTTTGATGAAAACAAATGTttgattgtgtgttttcttgtcTGCAGAAACTGGGAGCTATGTTTGTGAGTTCTGTGGGAAGCAGTACAAGTATTTCAACCCATACCAGGAGCATGTTGCTCTTCACACACCAATGGGTAAGTCTGTTTACTTACAGCAATGTAGTATTGTCAGATTGGATGTCACCGGTTGGATCATTGAACTGCAATTTACTCTGAGAATCTATGTTGATGTAGGCTCTTTTGATTTGAAGACATCACGGGTACAGGAATGTGGTAGCATGGATATGAGTAAATTTGGCCACAGCCAAACCGGTAAGATTAAaagtaagcttttttttttaatcctacaTTTTTATCAGTAGTTTCATTGATTGTATAATGCAAGGAAAAGTTTGCGTGCCTCAtaactcaaaacacacacacacacacacacacacacacacacacacacacacacacacacacacacacacacacacacacacacacacatacttagtTGTGCCTTCTTCGGATGGTAACTAATTGAAATTTGATCATCAAAGCTCAGTATCCTGCATCTTGAGAGcagtattgctttttttaacctttacttTTAAAACTAATAAAGAATAATTTATACATTACATCTGTCATTAGTAAGGTATAATTTGAATGCTTTATAATTGGCTGAGGGTGTCAACATGACAAATTCTAATATTGTTGGCAATGAGTCAGGTCAAAATTAAGCAGAGATTGGTGTTGATAAAATGGATAAACAACTGAGTAAGCATGATCAGAAACTAAACGCCTAATGCCTGTACTGtagaataatttatttttaaaatgtcagtttgaCTCTTATGTCGCCCACACGACTACAGAAGTGCAGCCAGTCGGTTTACTGTGATATTGGCATAGCTGGGTTTTAGGCCAGGGACCGTCACAATAATATCACAGTCCTGCTGTGAGGGTGTAGTAGGAATTCGTAAGAGCATGCCTCACTATTGCTAAAGTGTGTTACACCGAGCCAGTGGAAAAAGAATTTAAATTTACTAGTGGCAACCCTGCTGGAAACTATTAACCTCCTAGTGAATGGTTAATTGCACAATTTAAGTGATGGTATGTTGaacgttttttcttttcttgttaggactttttttttttattgcctcGAGCACCTAAGCACATTAAAATGATgttcaaaaacattaaaacactaCAGTCCACACAGATTCTTAATTTCTCACCAAATGTTTTAAAGCTTTTGTTTCCAGAAATATTCACAAACTAAAAGAAAACCTCagttaagtacattttgtttcCTTTACCAAAGTAAAATCAAATACAACGATCTGTATTTTAGACTATTATTTGACCACATTACATATAGTCCATTGTCGACATTGTAGGCAATTTCTTGATCCATTTCTTCACCAAAACTTTTTCCCGGGTGTcataaatcatttattttagtCCAAATTGGTACTGTATTTCTGCTAAGAAGCGCTCTGCCATAAAGAACTATTTAAAGCATGGCATGCACTCACATCTTAGAAGTGGGTCAAAAAGATGGAATGAAAAGGAGAAATTAAAAccatattaaaatgtaatatgAAAATTTGGATCCTTTGTCAAGGCTGTTAGCGTGATTGATTTGCCTGCCGCAAACTAAAACTGAGATTATTAAATTGCATGTCATTGACTTCACTCCGTCTTAACTGTTATGTGGGTTTTTAGCTTAAATTAAGAATATTATTCACGTTATTTAGCATGGACCTGTCACTCAGTGCTTCTCCTGTGTTTTCACTTACAGACAGTCCATTCAGGCGGAAACTGGAAGGTGCAATTCAGTCTAGTCTGGTTGACACAAACAGTTCACAGAATTCAAGCGgtgagctctgagtcacttattttatgtggatgtgtgtgtatttgtgtggaaATGTATCACTTCTGCTCGAATGGTGAAATGTATTTTCAGTTCTGCGACAAAGCAGGTGTATGTGAGTGTCAGTATAGATAGAAACAGTATTCCTGCAGACAGTGTTTTGCTGATGATTGGGGCTTAAAATCGAAATGAAGGGGGAGTAGATGATGTAAAGAGGTTTGTGTGACCTACCTTGCATCAATTGTTACTATATAAAACTCTGTCCAAGAGCTCTATTATTATAATTCTACACCACACTCACCATAAAAATGGAGACCTTGTTGAATACCATGTTGGATCACCTTTGGCTCTAATCACTCACTAACATAGCCTAACACTGCCCCACATCATGGCAGTGACTCTAAAAGAGACCTGTTGTTAAAggcacaaaacacattttcttaatcCGCTTCTTACTGTGAGCAATGCTATATGAACGTATTTTCTGCCAGTGTTACAAAATTCTTCTTTTTTGTCATAAGTCTGTGCCAttttgtctttctgtgtttCCCTGGTGCTGGAATCAATCAATATGTCCCTGTAATAAATGCAGTATTTAAATTGGTTGTATACAGTTTACATCACCATCACTCACTGATCAAAATGTCTGTGAGGTCTCATAGACATGGTAACAAATCAAAGACATCTAGAGTATATGCTCTTTGATTGCAAATCTTGCTTGCCTTTTTAAAAGAATAACATTAAACACTAAAGCCACATACTGAATAAACAAGTGAAAAGAGTGATGGCCCACTGTGTCTGTAGTTTTAACTCCCTCCCCGTTCTCTTGTCCACAGGAACTCCGAGCCCTCTGGTGGCCAGCACCTTCTCTACAACCCAGAGTAAGTCCAACCCCACCTTCTGCTCAAAGCAGAAAATATGCATGCTGCCTCCTTCTCATTTCACCTTTTTTTCTGGTATGCTTCAATTTTTGTTAATCTTTCATTGTTTGGTGCAAATGGTTTCTCTGTAATCCATTGTGATGAAACAGATTGTCCGCATTTAGCTTCATTATCACGAGGGAATGTCTGGACAGGGTTGTTACCATTAGCCATATTGTACATCTGCATTGTGTTCAGATAGAGCTGTGTGTTGTAATGACTGACAACTAAGCATCGCCTGACTCATACTGGACAAATATTGTTGGAAAAGctgtttttaagtgtttttattttaacatgtaaacatgaattTGTTTATTATGTTATGGTGTTATTTATGttgcctttattagatagaacTGAAAATGAGGGGAGATATTGAGAGATGgggagggggaatgacatgtaaGAAAGCATTTTCAAACCAGGTACATTGTAATTACATGATCAGTGCCTTAAACCCCACTAGGATGCCCcaacatacacattttaaacatttctgcAATTATTTTCAAAGTAACCCCAAAACGGCATCACACTTTTTCAGAAATGCGGCTGCAAATTGAGTCACTTTGGGCTGCAGAAATCACAAAAACAGCAACATCTTGGTGGAACTGACTTCCAAAGTATATATCAGGGATATTAGAGGCTAGTAGATGTAAAGATGCACAGTGTATTAATTTTCTTCTCCAACAAAGAGTCAATGCTCTTCTGGGCCTTGTGATTTTTTAGAACCCTACACTTGTGGTGCCTGTGGCATCCAGTTCCAGTTCTACAACAACCTGCTGGAGCATATGCAGTCCCATGCTGGTGAGTCCACGACTACAAATGCATGTCAAGCTCAACAGGCACCCTGTTGTGGGTGTAGTGGCTGCAATGCATGTGAAAGTCTGTATGATTACACATAATCCTTATAAAGGTATAGGCATTCAACtcttaaaaacacaatatttaatataaagTTTCAGGGAATATAATGTTGTAATATGGGTTGTTGCAGATCTGGTTCTGAGGCTGCTGGATACGTTTTTTTGTGTTCTGTTGCAAAAGCTTTGGTgcattgtactgtatatgtaaccATAAACAGTAGTGCATTATCTTTAATTATTCATTTAGcacataaaatgtcagaaataaagACCAATTTCAATCTCAAGCAACCACAGCCAAAAGGCatgtaaaaaaactaaaaatattaaataaataaaatgatataaaaaaacaagcatAGGGGCAAGGGCATTTGATTTTTTGCTGTTTGGTGTTGCTTTTTGATTTCTTGCTTTGACACTGACTTTATTTAAAGACATACCCTTCAAGATTTGTGGCTGATCTTATGTGAGAATTGACTGAGAAACAAACCtgttgaaattatttttgtaaacCTGGTCAGCTAATTTTGAATGCACAATTTGTTAATGATAGACTCAGAGAGGCCAAGTAAtgtatttttgtcttttcttttgctgacacgttttgtttgtttaattttgtgTCATTCTTTTATTCTTTTCATTATTATCCACTGGAAACACTTTCTCCATTAAAACCATACAATATTGTCGCCTCTGCCTGATGTTCCATGTCTGTATCTCCTCAGCGGACAATGAGAACCACACCAAAGGGGACTCTCCCAAAACCTCCTCAGCCTCCGGTCCTCAAGAGCAGCTGTGGAGAGGCTCTCAGGCTCCGGCCCATTCCTCAGTTAAACTACAAATCCCGCCTCAAAGTATCTCCCAGAGAAACCACACAGTCAGCCGTAAGTACTGCAATCAACTTCATTCATTTCACGCTGTTAGTTACTGTATATACGGGGCTATGAAACTGTGTTGTTAGAAAATTGTTGAAACGAATTATGTAGCCTCTGGTGGCCTGGTGATTAAGAAGCATACTATATAACTGCAACATCCCTGCTTTGATTTTTGCTGAGGAGCTTTGTTGCATGCCCAAGTAATGCCAAGTATAGCCTCTAAATCTTCCCTCAGTTTAAAGAGAATCTGGTCTGTAAAACAAAGCCAGGTTATGTCTTTATTATTCTCTATGATTCTGTATTGTCTTTTCCCATCTAAGATACCATGTTTTCTGCCAATATATTGAAACAAAAGAACATTAACACTTATTATCTTTCTTATGTTTACTCTGCTTTCCTGTCCATCTATCTGCTCTCCATGCTGGCAGAGAATAACGGACTACCTGAGAAGGAACGACAGCAGGTGGCTGAGCGCCTCTTACGGGTAATGTGTTCAGATCTGAGCATGCTAAACGTGCTCAACAGCAAGGACTTCCTGAAGTTGGCACAGACCCTAGTGGATACGGGTGCTCGTCATGGTGCCTACTCCACCCGTGATGCTTTTGGCAACATGAGTGCCTTGGCACTGCGCCAGCTGCCCCGCATGTACAAccaagtcaaagtcaaagtcacATGTGCTCTAGGCTCCAATGCTTCCCTTGGTATCGCTGTCACCTGCCACTCCCAGACATCAGGCCCAGATGCTTGCTATGTTCTAACAGCCTACCAGGTGGAGGGGTCGAGACTGAAGCGCTATGTGCTCGGTGTGAGGGAGGCTGAACTGAGGGAAGGGCCCGAGCAGGTTCACCACTGGGTGCAGAATGTGCTGTCTGAGTTTGTGATGTCAGACATTCGCACAGTGTATGTCTCAGAGCCCAAAGTGTGGGCAGCAGGATTTGCTGGATCGCCACTTGGTGGTGGTGGCCGGAGCAGGATATGCTTGCGATGCGCGGGGTGTTCACTCGGGGCAGTTGTCCAGGCTGTTCTTGGAAAGCGCAGCCTCCAGGCTCGAGGCCTTCATGAGTTGTCTGAGCTTCTCTCAACGTGCCGAGATATTGCGTCCTCCACCACGCTGTCCCTTCGTGAGGAACAGTGCACCAACACATCCACAAGCACAACTGAGGAAGGTACACAGGGCAGCCCTGCACAATGCCCCAACCCTCCTTGCTGGGATCGTATGGCTGAAGCTCTTCTGCAGGTCCATGCCCACTTTGAACAGATATGTGAGGCTTATGGGCGCAGTAAGACCACGGCTCCTCTCCTCCAAGGTCTCAACAAGCATCTGCTAGGTACGCTGGCTTGTCTGCTGGCACCTCTGCGTCTGGCAGCTCTGGAGCTGAGCAGCCAGAGGAGACCAACCTTACAGCAGGTGCTGCCCGTCTACCTACGCTTGGAGAAGTTTTTCACTTCCAAAGCTGGAGAGGCTGGAACCGGCACGGCTAGCAAACTCTGCCACTACTTCCTTGAAGCACTTAAGGAAAATTTCAAGGTACTGAACTGTTATTGCCTAGATGAAGTTTCTTAAATTAACATTTTGCTCTAAAAGTGATAAGATTCCTCTGAAATTTTGTAAGGAATAAGGTTCTTGAAATGTACAAATGCTGGTAGTTTTGATTGAACTTTGCTTGAATAAAATAGTCAAACTGTTAAAGTTTAGATTTAAACCAAGAACCGTTTGAAAATTAGAGTTTACAGATCTGACCAGACATTTGATGCCAACTTGACAGTCTGTATGATTGGTTCCGAAAACGTATTGAGGttcaatacccagccctagtaaaGAGAGCCTTGATATATGATGAATGCATATGAGTTATTGGTTTAAGGAAGGACTGAAGAGTcgtttaaatgttttctgtctctAGGTTGAACGAGCCCACCAGGTAGCCATGGTCCTGGACCCACAGCTCAAGCTGCGTTCAGTGCCAGCCTACCAGCATGAAGATATAATCTCCCGTGCATGCGAAATGGCTGCTGAATCCAGGGATGGAGGTATGACTGGTGGTGGAGGTTCAGGTGGTGAAGAGCGGGACAACGATGGCCCACCAACCCCTAAAATAAGCCGCGTAGAGGGAGGGGGAAACAACGGTGGCACCTTAAGGGGGACCTCCTCATCTTGCACAGTGTCTGGTAATGATGAGAGTCAGAGCCAAGTTAGACAAGAGATTTTTCAATACTTGGCTGAGCCTCTTCTCCAAGGCACACCTGACCTCTTCCAGTACTGGAGCTCAGCAGTGAATGAGAAGTTTCCCAGGCTTGCTCGCTTGGCAATGTGGCTCCTTGCTGTTCCTGCTGTGGGCATACGCAATGAGTGTGCGACTGTGTGCGAGCAGAGCCTGGCTATGAAGAGGAGGCAGCAGGTAACCACTGAGGAGATGAATAAACTCATTTTTCTTCGCTCCAACATGGGCTAGGAGAGAAACTCGACCAACCCTTATCAACCAAACCTTCACCCCCAACCAATGACTGAAGACtattatttatatactgtaggttTAGAACAACTGTAAACTTAAATGTGTTAAATACTCATCGAGAAAGATATTTACAGGAAACTCACAGTGTATAGGTTGCAACACCATACAACAATATGacttattacatttatttggtCCTTTCATACAAACAGTACTTTACAAACAGTCCTTTCTCCATATAAGAAAGGACTGTTTGTAAAGTACTGTGGACAAAatgtaggggtggaacggtaacTCAAAAGGTTGTCTTGTTTGGTACACCACCCTCGGTTTGGGATTCACATGTAAGCAGGATCAGTCTTATCAAGGCCAGTGActtgaattacttcagcctacTGACTAAACTGCTAAAAGGCTGCAATGCGGTTATTCTCACTGAATGGCAACATTTTCAGGTAAAGTCAGCGTTCACTGCTTCAAACGACTGTCACAGACCTCTGAAAACACACAACAGTTAGTAATGTTGCATATAGCTACAGTATTTGGAGAATGATCATTTTCATTGATGTACGACAAAAAAATCAAGAGGTGAATCTTCACTGCCATTGCATCTCTGCCAATTAAGTGTACCAGGTTTATTATTTACTATTGCGTATAACAGataatatttttttcagcatCAGGTCAGGAGCTAAATCATTGCAGCTAATTAGAAGGTTGCTTCAGTGGCCTAGAAATGTAGTTGTGGatcattttatgcatttttcattcaaAAGGGTAAaactaggggtggtacggttcacaaaatccatggttcggttcgtatcacggttttagggtcacggttttcggttctgtacggttcttgttattttttcttttaatctttaacactccagaaatatacttcagcatatgatatatagctaaaattagcatattgaatgcatattgcacaatacaatacagtggcagttctatctattgttttagttccgctgtcatcataggtaacatgaaatcccaaatgttcccacacaccagactatatacgacgctggcgcatcctccaactccaggcagccttccttatctctcccacttaccatttctgcatgtgacgtgacctgcagcactccacactccacctgaggagcggtcggctcagtgcctctcaaaatctgacgaaattcttttaaactgacctttatcgatcaaaaaaacagacagattcagcaactgtatggcctatttctcgcttaaaatgttttcagaaacacttttcggtgaactattttcgtaaaatgcgagatcgtattcagaacaaGACGCCAttagtctgttttgaaattcgggagcagcaagaaccatgtgatgcattcgtccaatcagctgccatgtgttgcgttcgtcacactcatccccctcgtcgtttccagtaagtgttttaaaataggtgtcgaaagtgggcactacggcagtaagtggttagtgcacattaacagtgtactgacgaaccgtgcaAAGCACACACGCTCTgaaccgagcggttcggatgttttttcatgaaccgtaccacccctaggtAAAACGCAGCTGCTAAAACATTAATAGAGATAAGATGCTTTCCGTTTTTTTATgttacaaaaagaaaagtcatccaatagtttgttttctttctaaaATTAACTCAAGAGGTCTTATGCTGCTAGATATGCTAGTCAAACGGCTAGATTTGCACAGAAGGGCCTATATCATGGAGTTAACTTGAATAAAGTCAAACTTTTGGTTAAATTTTTTAACGTGCACAAAGAGGACAGAATGATATTATTAGAACTTGTTTGCGGTCAGCTTTTACACCgatttcattcattcagccTTACCATAGCTGAATTGCACCAACAGTGCTGGTACTTCAGGAATGTCTCATCATTCAGCTCTGTGAAAAGAGACGTCAATACACTTCTATATACTGGAGACGTTTTGCCTGTGCATTGCCCTCAGATAAACAGCAGTAATATTATTAACCATCAGTTTGGTAAGCTTGTTGGCAAGGATTTAATGCATACGTGCATAAATCCTTGTGTGGTTGTTGcccactgtgtgtatgtgtgtttattatttttttatatatatctttCCATTTTTGAAGCAATAAGCTTCAAGGGCATAGTTTCAACTTTTATCTACAAAAAATGACTGTTCTCATGACGCTCCTAAAGTTAATCATTAATGgtaaattattttctgtttgtgAAATCAACGCGATTTTCTCAGGAATGAGTGCACCCAAGCAGGCGCCGCCACTTTTTCCCTTACTGTACTGAAAACTCATCAAACTTTGACCTCAATACCGAGGTATGTACTAAACCGTGACTTTTGTGAAACGTTCCACCCCACATGCAGTTAGTGCCATttgcaacaaacaaaaaatggatCAGGGTGagggtttatttttttcccagaaTAAAGCAAATTCTGCCAGTACATTCACTAAAGTCAACACATGCATACTAATAAAgttaagttatttatttattttatggattCTAGTATACATTTACACAAGCTAATACCTCCTGTAATGACTTTGATGAATGACAGTTATACTGTAAATTTGTTTGTTGCCTTTGGTACTAATTAGTCAAGTACTAGTTTGTTATTTCTGTCTTTGGGCCTAAAGTCTCTTTCATGCAACCACCTTAAACCCTACAGTCAGAACCAACACCATGCCTTTTAATTGATGTTAAATGGCCTTCTTTTCACCATGCTTTCTAAAGCTTGTAGTTTGGTTTTTCACTCCTGTAGACCCAAAGGGACCTCTGGCTGATGGTTTGAAACCGTGTCCTCTAGTGGTCAAATGTGGACTTTTTAAAACATCATGGACAACTGGTATTTTACAAGTGCTTTATTCCAAAGTTCAAGTCATCTCTTGGGTATAAACCGGTCAGGAATTATTTCAACAATAACACAGCCAAGCACAAGTATCCACTGTATTAAACTATACTGAAAACCTATACTCAGTAGATCAGCTCTTCATTGGGTTCATAGCAGGAAAATTTATCAATACGGATATTGTGGTATGAGACTCCCATTTGGATTTTGTTTATCTTAATATTTGTGGTGCAGCTTAACTATCGTCTTTTGATCCAAAAGGATGTAGTTCAGTTATTTGATTTGGCTCTTCCACATGAATTAAAAGCTACATCATATTCTTTCAatcatatttaaatattaaacacAAATGATCATAATTGAAAATATCAACTGTAAAAAGAatctatttttttcatttttcccagcttTAGGCCCCAGTACAACTTAAGGTACAGTCACATTACACTACAATGAATATTCACTTAGTCTCCCATTCATTTCCGATTGAATTTGACAAATTCAAACCTCCATTTCCTGTTTCAGTATGAACTCCATGGGTCAGAGTTCACTTTTGTTCAACTTTTACCTCACAGATGTGCACAGTCGGCCAGTAGGAACACTGATGATGAACTGTACTTGGAAATGGAGAAGTCACTATTCTAGCCTTGTGGCGCCACTTTCTTTTGTGCAACACCAGACTAAAAACTGCTGCATCTCCCTCATAGACATTTTACAGTTAGTGGTCGCTAtgatcaacatttatttataaccCAGGTTAGAATTGTGACAGGTCCATTTTTGAGGCTGAGTGCAGGGCAATTTTGTTAAATGTGACTGTACCTTTTTAGTTTCTAAGGCCACAGGAAGTAGGAAGTCAGTACACTGCACATGGGGAATTATAGGGCATTTGAGTGAATGGTCTAGAAAGTGTAAAGCCAAGAACAGACAGTTCTCCCTAAAATGCTAATCTTTTTAGTCCGCCTGAATGCAGTTTGTCTGTCAATCAAAGGTGAATGGCTCTATCAAACTACAATTTTTTGATCGACTGTTGCCCTCCTTACCTCCATTTACAGCTTTGATTTAGTGTTTCATAAATGCTTTTCTCTTCTTTAAGAGTAACTTAGCACCAGGCTGAAAAGCACTGTTTTACTGCCCTCTCTGGTTGAAGGTAGCCTGTTTCACCATTAGTAGTAGATGGATGTGGTCAGAAATGTGTTCTGTTGCTCCTGTAACCCCACCCAACAGTGATGTCGTAGGGTCTTGGGAGTATACATGACTGCAGCCAGGTG
The Sander lucioperca isolate FBNREF2018 chromosome 14, SLUC_FBN_1.2, whole genome shotgun sequence genome window above contains:
- the znf618 gene encoding zinc finger protein 618 isoform X8, whose protein sequence is MSAQEAPIPGKEKADGGSAATDGPSPTLVPKTKNTTPPPVTVKKEPGTSETSNGKVGDANPAEICVVIGGNDGGASGGASRRAQTEGMFALGTPPPTKSTDSCIGSYVCGVCGKKYKYYNCFQTHVRAHRESDSMVADGLPQTPNILSPHCSRLPIGDILIPDSFRYSCDICGKKYKYYSCFQEHRDLHAVDDPYEQVVLPVDGLKEEEPVEPYQKIGPKTGSYVCEFCGKQYKYFNPYQEHVALHTPMGSFDLKTSRVQECGSMDMSKFGHSQTDSPFRRKLEGAIQSSLVDTNSSQNSSGTPSPLVASTFSTTQTDNENHTKGDSPKTSSASGPQEQLWRGSQAPAHSSVKLQIPPQSISQRNHTVSQNNGLPEKERQQVAERLLRVMCSDLSMLNVLNSKDFLKLAQTLVDTGARHGAYSTRDAFGNMSALALRQLPRMYNQVKVKVTCALGSNASLGIAVTCHSQTSGPDACYVLTAYQVEGSRLKRYVLGVREAELREGPEQVHHWVQNVLSEFVMSDIRTVYVSEPKVWAAGFAGSPLGGGGRSRICLRCAGCSLGAVVQAVLGKRSLQARGLHELSELLSTCRDIASSTTLSLREEQCTNTSTSTTEEGTQGSPAQCPNPPCWDRMAEALLQVHAHFEQICEAYGRSKTTAPLLQGLNKHLLGTLACLLAPLRLAALELSSQRRPTLQQVLPVYLRLEKFFTSKAGEAGTGTASKLCHYFLEALKENFKVERAHQVAMVLDPQLKLRSVPAYQHEDIISRACEMAAESRDGGMTGGGGSGGEERDNDGPPTPKISRVEGGGNNGGTLRGTSSSCTVSGNDESQSQVRQEIFQYLAEPLLQGTPDLFQYWSSAVNEKFPRLARLAMWLLAVPAVGIRNECATVCEQSLAMKRRQQVTTEEMNKLIFLRSNMG
- the znf618 gene encoding zinc finger protein 618 isoform X2 — protein: MSAQEAPIPGKEKADGGSAATDGPSPTLVPKTKNTTPPPVTVKKEPGTSETSNGKVGDANPAEICVVIGGNDGGASGGASRRAQTEGMFALGTPPPTKSTDSCIGSYVCGVCGKKYKYYNCFQTHVRAHRESDSMVADGLPQTPNILSPHCSRLPIGDILIPDSFRYSCDICGKKYKYYSCFQEHRDLHAVDDPYEQVVLPVDGLKEEEPVEPYQKIGPKTGSYVCEFCGKQYKYFNPYQEHVALHTPMGSFDLKTSRVQECGSMDMSKFGHSQTDSPFRRKLEGAIQSSLVDTNSSQNSSGTPSPLVASTFSTTQKPYTCGACGIQFQFYNNLLEHMQSHAADNENHTKGDSPKTSSASGPQEQLWRGSQAPAHSSVKLQIPPQSISQRNHTVSQNNGLPEKERQQVAERLLRVMCSDLSMLNVLNSKDFLKLAQTLVDTGARHGAYSTRDAFGNMSALALRQLPRMYNQVKVKVTCALGSNASLGIAVTCHSQTSGPDACYVLTAYQVEGSRLKRYVLGVREAELREGPEQVHHWVQNVLSEFVMSDIRTVYVSEPKVWAAGFAGSPLGGGGRSRICLRCAGCSLGAVVQAVLGKRSLQARGLHELSELLSTCRDIASSTTLSLREEQCTNTSTSTTEEGTQGSPAQCPNPPCWDRMAEALLQVHAHFEQICEAYGRSKTTAPLLQGLNKHLLGTLACLLAPLRLAALELSSQRRPTLQQVLPVYLRLEKFFTSKAGEAGTGTASKLCHYFLEALKENFKVERAHQVAMVLDPQLKLRSVPAYQHEDIISRACEMAAESRDGGMTGGGGSGGEERDNDGPPTPKISRVEGGGNNGGTLRGTSSSCTVSGNDESQSQVRQEIFQYLAEPLLQGTPDLFQYWSSAVNEKFPRLARLAMWLLAVPAVGIRNECATVCEQSLAMKRRQQVTTEEMNKLIFLRSNMG